A genomic window from Acidobacteriota bacterium includes:
- a CDS encoding M14 family zinc carboxypeptidase: protein MKSFLAMAIGLALSVTVAAQNAPAQRAQAGTPRVSAVRVPITFAAPRGYAATVDYLKKVAAANPGLTELTEIGKSAANRPIHVLVISNMKTGVPIDTLVPLQHPRTPVVNNVVPMKRYQAKPGQWIDGGTRGADPAGAEGCLYIIDKLLSGYGSDPDVTTLVDDHALYICPIVNPDAPDSPSAGTAAGSSALANDNFPEGWWTDDNTPGGTGDFPSSLPEARAVLEFFTNHTNILLVQSFDATGGFSIRPFARWPDARVDARDTAILDGVLGKKYQELAGQAPASRVWRSAYNSDRQAPAGFGVFVDWAYGQFGAFAMSTQISSADAGATLEKAYERAWQFERFKGSLLPRVQFKSATANVLYTTNQATKATVSEAADAVVVKRAGPAGRYRVVQVTATVENVGPLPTQVARGTELRGNRQDVVWLLGDAAKVTFLEGSRWMAIGVLQGTLPLPRAAGEGGRGARGGAAGARGGGRGGRGEAGATPLSQMREQRPAAAPVGQSGSSRTVSWLVAVDGDAPLKLVLTSQRGGTIVQDVVVQ from the coding sequence ATGAAATCATTCCTCGCAATGGCCATCGGCCTGGCGCTCAGCGTCACGGTCGCCGCGCAGAATGCGCCTGCACAACGCGCACAGGCTGGCACGCCGAGAGTCTCAGCCGTCCGGGTGCCGATCACGTTTGCCGCGCCGCGCGGATACGCGGCCACGGTGGACTACCTGAAGAAGGTGGCGGCCGCCAACCCGGGACTCACCGAGTTGACGGAAATCGGCAAGAGCGCCGCGAACCGCCCCATACACGTCCTGGTCATCTCGAACATGAAGACGGGGGTGCCGATCGACACTCTCGTCCCGCTCCAGCATCCGCGGACACCCGTGGTCAATAACGTCGTGCCGATGAAGCGCTACCAGGCGAAACCCGGCCAGTGGATCGACGGAGGCACGCGCGGCGCCGATCCGGCGGGGGCGGAAGGATGTCTCTACATCATCGACAAGCTCCTGTCCGGATACGGGAGCGATCCGGATGTGACGACGCTCGTCGATGACCATGCGTTATACATCTGCCCGATTGTGAATCCCGACGCCCCGGACAGTCCGTCGGCGGGCACGGCCGCGGGCAGTTCGGCACTGGCCAATGACAATTTCCCCGAGGGCTGGTGGACAGACGACAACACGCCCGGCGGCACCGGCGATTTTCCCTCGTCTCTGCCCGAGGCGCGCGCCGTGCTCGAGTTCTTCACCAATCACACCAACATCCTGCTGGTGCAGTCGTTCGACGCGACTGGAGGCTTTTCGATCCGGCCGTTTGCCCGGTGGCCTGACGCACGGGTCGACGCGCGGGACACGGCCATTCTCGATGGCGTCCTCGGCAAGAAGTACCAGGAACTGGCCGGCCAGGCACCCGCATCGCGCGTGTGGCGGAGCGCGTACAACTCCGACCGGCAGGCACCAGCCGGATTCGGGGTGTTCGTCGACTGGGCCTACGGCCAGTTCGGCGCGTTTGCCATGAGCACCCAGATCTCGAGCGCGGACGCGGGAGCGACGCTGGAGAAGGCATACGAACGGGCGTGGCAGTTCGAGCGCTTCAAGGGTTCGCTGCTGCCGCGCGTGCAGTTCAAGAGCGCGACCGCGAACGTGCTCTACACGACGAATCAGGCAACCAAGGCGACGGTCAGCGAGGCTGCCGACGCGGTGGTGGTGAAGAGAGCCGGACCGGCCGGCCGCTATCGGGTCGTGCAGGTCACGGCGACAGTGGAGAACGTCGGCCCTCTGCCGACGCAGGTGGCGCGCGGCACCGAATTGCGCGGCAACCGTCAGGACGTGGTGTGGCTGCTGGGCGATGCCGCGAAGGTCACGTTCCTCGAGGGCTCGCGCTGGATGGCGATCGGCGTGCTCCAGGGGACACTGCCGCTCCCACGCGCAGCAGGTGAAGGGGGGCGCGGCGCCCGCGGTGGCGCAGCCGGCGCGCGCGGCGGCGGCCGGGGCGGTCGCGGCGAGGCCGGGGCCACCCCGCTGTCCCAGATGCGGGAACAGCGGCCGGCGGCAGCGCCGGTCGGCCAGTCGGGCAGCAGCAGAACCGTGTCGTGGCTCGTCGCGGTCGATGGCGACGCGCCGCTGAAGCTCGTGCTGACATCCCAGCGGGGCGGCACGATAGTCCAGGACGTGGTGGTTCAGTAA